The following proteins are co-located in the Thermus thermophilus HB8 genome:
- a CDS encoding PspA/IM30 family protein: protein MTLWDRLSRLVRANLNDLLRRAEDPEKIIEQALLDMKQALREAREQVAEALAEQKRLEREVESHEREAALWEEKAREALKAGREDLAREALRRKKRALDLAEGFKAQLSEHKALTERLMTQLKALEAKIDEAEARKKLLLARKKGVEAAETVRRMESRLDQHPALEAFEEMEARILAMEDRHQALETLDQADLEKEFQALSAEKEVEEDLLRLKRELGQA from the coding sequence ATGACCCTTTGGGATCGGCTAAGCCGGCTCGTCCGCGCCAACCTCAACGACCTTTTGCGCCGAGCGGAAGACCCGGAGAAGATCATTGAGCAGGCCCTTTTGGACATGAAGCAGGCCCTCCGGGAGGCCCGGGAGCAGGTGGCGGAGGCCCTGGCGGAGCAAAAGCGCCTGGAGCGGGAAGTGGAGAGCCACGAGCGGGAAGCGGCCCTCTGGGAGGAGAAGGCCAGGGAGGCCCTGAAGGCGGGCCGCGAGGACCTCGCCCGGGAGGCGCTAAGGCGGAAGAAGCGGGCCTTGGACCTGGCGGAGGGCTTCAAAGCGCAGCTTTCCGAGCACAAGGCCCTCACCGAACGCCTCATGACCCAGCTCAAGGCCCTCGAGGCCAAAATCGACGAGGCCGAGGCCCGCAAAAAACTCCTCCTCGCCCGGAAGAAGGGGGTGGAGGCCGCCGAAACGGTACGGCGGATGGAGTCGCGCCTGGACCAGCACCCGGCCCTGGAGGCCTTTGAGGAGATGGAGGCGAGGATCCTGGCCATGGAGGACCGGCACCAGGCCCTCGAGACCCTGGACCAGGCCGACCTGGAGAAGGAGTTCCAGGCCCTTTCCGCCGAAAAGGAGGTGGAGGAAGACCTCCTTCGTCTGAAGCGGGAGCTCGGACAGGCGTAG
- the moaA gene encoding GTP 3',8-cyclase MoaA — MKLLDNYGRVIKDLRISVTPRCNLHCLYCHPLGLEMREPPGTLTVEEVDRFLEAASLLGLSSVRFTGGEPLVRKELPEMIARARAKEGVEDVAITTNGLLFARRAKELVEAGLNRVNISLDALTPEVFARITRGGKVERVLEAIEKALELGLHPVKLNAVVIRGMNEEEVVPLAGLSLDRPLHVRFIEYMHLDNSDPEAYRRRFVPGKETRARIEAVYGPLEPVPHDPTSPARVFKIPGAQGTVGFINPVTEPFCTHCSRLRLTSDKKLRPCLLTDLEMDIAWAFAAPEPVEALVDAILIATNRKPAFGNTLPTLRKRVMLGIGG; from the coding sequence GTGAAGCTTCTAGACAACTACGGGCGCGTGATCAAGGACCTCCGCATCTCCGTCACCCCCCGGTGCAACCTCCACTGCCTCTACTGCCATCCCCTGGGCCTGGAGATGCGGGAGCCCCCGGGTACCCTCACCGTGGAGGAGGTGGACCGCTTCCTCGAGGCCGCCTCCCTCCTCGGCCTCTCCTCCGTGCGCTTCACCGGGGGCGAGCCCCTGGTGCGCAAGGAGCTTCCCGAGATGATCGCCCGGGCCCGGGCGAAGGAGGGGGTGGAGGACGTGGCCATCACGACCAACGGCCTCCTCTTCGCCAGGCGGGCAAAGGAGCTCGTGGAGGCGGGGCTCAACCGGGTGAACATCTCCTTAGACGCCCTCACCCCCGAGGTCTTCGCCCGCATCACCCGGGGGGGGAAGGTGGAGCGGGTCCTCGAGGCCATAGAGAAGGCCCTAGAGCTCGGCCTCCACCCGGTGAAGCTCAACGCCGTGGTGATCCGGGGGATGAACGAGGAGGAGGTGGTGCCCCTAGCGGGGCTTTCCCTGGACCGCCCCCTCCACGTGCGCTTCATTGAGTACATGCACCTGGACAACTCCGACCCCGAGGCCTACCGCCGCCGCTTCGTCCCCGGAAAAGAGACCCGGGCCCGGATTGAGGCGGTCTACGGCCCCCTGGAGCCCGTCCCCCACGACCCCACCTCCCCGGCCCGGGTCTTCAAGATCCCCGGGGCCCAGGGCACGGTGGGCTTCATCAACCCGGTGACGGAGCCTTTTTGCACCCACTGCTCCAGGCTCCGCCTCACCTCGGACAAGAAGCTCAGGCCCTGCCTGCTTACGGACCTGGAGATGGACATCGCCTGGGCCTTCGCCGCCCCCGAGCCCGTGGAGGCCCTGGTGGACGCCATCCTCATCGCCACGAACCGTAAACCCGCCTTCGGCAACACCCTTCCCACCCTGCGCAAGCGGGTCATGCTGGGGATCGGCGGATAG
- a CDS encoding DMT family transporter, with protein MRGYVLGLLALNLLTLIWGTTFVVVKGAVEGMAPSLLILLRFGVAALFFLPWLFRLPAGAFGPGMELAFWLFVGYASQTLGLAHTSASRSAFITALSVVLVPLLLRLAGREVGPAFLAAFLALAGVGLLSYDPYQPPFNVGDLWTFLTALAYALYIVRLEVHARAFPSLPLTAVQVLGTALFALPWVLAEGEAWGPVAWGAVLYLGVVATALTTWLQTWGQRHVPAPQAAILYTLEPVWAAFFAYLALGERLSPSGLLGALLVLLATLLAIRRSPA; from the coding sequence ATGCGTGGCTACGTCCTGGGCCTTCTCGCCCTGAACCTCCTCACCCTCATCTGGGGCACCACCTTCGTGGTGGTGAAGGGGGCGGTGGAGGGGATGGCCCCGAGCCTCCTCATCCTCCTGCGCTTCGGGGTGGCCGCCCTCTTTTTCCTCCCTTGGCTCTTCCGCCTGCCTGCGGGGGCCTTTGGGCCGGGGATGGAGCTCGCCTTCTGGCTCTTCGTGGGCTACGCCAGCCAGACCCTGGGGCTCGCCCACACCTCGGCGAGCCGGAGCGCCTTCATCACCGCCCTGAGCGTGGTCCTCGTCCCCCTCCTCCTGAGGCTTGCCGGCAGGGAGGTGGGCCCGGCCTTCCTCGCGGCCTTTCTGGCCTTGGCCGGGGTGGGCCTCCTATCCTACGACCCCTACCAGCCGCCCTTCAACGTGGGGGACCTCTGGACCTTCCTCACCGCCTTGGCCTACGCCCTCTACATCGTCCGCCTCGAGGTCCACGCCCGGGCCTTCCCCTCCCTCCCCCTCACCGCCGTCCAGGTCTTGGGCACGGCGCTTTTCGCCCTCCCTTGGGTCCTGGCCGAGGGAGAGGCCTGGGGGCCGGTGGCCTGGGGGGCGGTCCTCTACCTGGGCGTGGTGGCCACCGCCCTCACCACCTGGCTCCAGACCTGGGGGCAGAGGCACGTCCCCGCACCCCAGGCGGCCATCCTCTACACCCTGGAGCCCGTCTGGGCCGCCTTCTTCGCCTACCTCGCCTTGGGGGAGCGCCTAAGCCCTTCCGGGCTCCTCGGGGCCCTCCTGGTGCTTCTCGCGACCCTCCTCGCTATCCGCCGATCCCCAGCATGA
- a CDS encoding polyprenyl synthetase family protein: MVPAPEAIRQALQERLLARLDHPDPLYRDLLQDYPRRGGKMLRGLLTVYSALAHGAPLEAGLEAATALELFQNWVLVHDDIEDGSEERRGRPALHRLHPMPLALNAGDAMHAEMWGLLAEGLARGLFPPEVLLEFHEVVRRTAYGQHLDLLWTLGGTFDLRPEDYFRMVAHKAAYYTAVAPLRLGALLAGKTPPAAYEEGGLRLGTAFQIVDDVLNLEGGEAYGKERAGDLYEGKRTLILLRFLEEAPPEERARALALLALPREAKPEAEVGWLLERLLASRALAWAKAEAKRLQAEGLALLEAAFQDLPGKEALDHLRGLLAALVERRA; encoded by the coding sequence ATGGTGCCCGCGCCCGAGGCCATCCGGCAGGCCCTCCAAGAAAGGCTCCTCGCCCGCCTGGACCACCCCGACCCCCTTTACCGGGACCTCCTCCAGGACTACCCGAGGCGGGGGGGAAAGATGCTCCGGGGCCTTCTCACCGTGTACAGCGCCCTGGCCCACGGGGCGCCCTTGGAAGCGGGCCTCGAGGCCGCGACCGCCCTGGAGCTCTTCCAGAACTGGGTCCTGGTCCACGACGACATTGAGGACGGCTCCGAGGAGCGCCGGGGCCGGCCCGCCCTCCACCGCCTCCACCCCATGCCCCTGGCCCTGAACGCGGGGGACGCCATGCACGCCGAGATGTGGGGCCTCCTCGCGGAAGGCCTCGCCCGGGGGCTTTTCCCCCCGGAGGTCCTCTTGGAGTTCCACGAGGTGGTGCGCCGCACCGCCTACGGCCAGCACCTGGACCTCCTCTGGACCCTCGGCGGGACCTTTGACCTGAGGCCGGAGGACTACTTCCGCATGGTGGCCCACAAGGCCGCCTACTACACCGCCGTGGCCCCCCTGCGCCTCGGGGCCCTTCTCGCCGGGAAGACCCCGCCCGCCGCCTACGAGGAGGGGGGGCTTAGGCTGGGGACGGCCTTCCAGATCGTGGACGACGTCTTGAACCTGGAAGGGGGGGAGGCCTACGGGAAGGAGCGGGCCGGGGACCTCTACGAGGGCAAGCGCACCCTGATCCTCCTCCGCTTCCTGGAGGAGGCCCCGCCCGAGGAAAGAGCCCGGGCCCTCGCCCTCCTCGCCCTGCCCCGGGAGGCGAAGCCCGAGGCGGAGGTAGGTTGGCTTCTGGAAAGGCTCCTCGCCTCGAGGGCCCTGGCCTGGGCCAAGGCGGAGGCCAAGCGCCTCCAGGCCGAGGGCCTCGCCCTCCTGGAGGCCGCCTTCCAGGACCTCCCGGGGAAGGAGGCCCTGGACCACCTCCGCGGCCTCCTCGCCGCTTTGGTGGAGCGCAGGGCATAA
- the ispH gene encoding 4-hydroxy-3-methylbut-2-enyl diphosphate reductase, with product MGGMSGLRRVYLARPRGFCAGVVMAIEAVERWAEALKEKGELVVYHEIVHNRVVVERLQAKGVHFVEDLAEVERLRRERRLADTVVFSAHGHPPAVRRQAAEMGLTVLDATCPLVTKVHTEAKRYAKEGYWILLIGDSADHQEIKGTYGEAPERTILVAVHTHVGKDPRLADPRTVEVPDPERVVVLTQTTLSVDDTLATIAILKKRFPKLVVPSRKDLCYATQNRQEAVKRIAPKVEAFLVLTSPHSSNGMRLLELAQSLVGRAYRLERPEELRPEWLEGVESLGITSAASTPEDLVQGVVDRLKAQNPGLEVVEEGAWETIAFREPKPLSPEEVLKGA from the coding sequence ATGGGGGGGATGTCGGGGCTTCGGCGGGTCTACCTGGCCCGGCCCCGGGGCTTCTGCGCCGGGGTGGTGATGGCCATTGAGGCGGTGGAGCGGTGGGCGGAGGCCCTAAAGGAAAAGGGAGAGCTCGTGGTCTACCACGAGATCGTCCACAACCGGGTGGTGGTGGAGCGCCTCCAGGCCAAGGGGGTCCACTTCGTGGAGGACCTCGCCGAGGTGGAGAGGCTGAGGCGGGAAAGGCGCCTCGCGGACACCGTGGTCTTCTCGGCCCACGGCCACCCGCCCGCCGTCCGCAGGCAGGCGGCGGAGATGGGCCTCACCGTCCTGGACGCCACCTGCCCCCTGGTGACCAAGGTGCACACCGAGGCGAAACGCTACGCCAAGGAGGGGTACTGGATCCTCCTCATCGGGGACTCCGCCGACCACCAGGAGATCAAGGGCACCTACGGGGAGGCCCCGGAGAGGACCATCCTGGTGGCGGTGCACACCCACGTGGGCAAGGACCCCCGCCTGGCCGACCCCCGCACCGTGGAGGTGCCGGACCCCGAGCGGGTGGTGGTCCTCACCCAGACCACCTTGAGCGTGGACGACACCCTGGCCACCATCGCCATCCTCAAAAAGCGCTTCCCCAAGCTGGTGGTCCCCTCCCGCAAGGACCTCTGCTACGCCACCCAGAACCGCCAGGAGGCGGTGAAGCGGATCGCCCCCAAGGTGGAGGCCTTCCTAGTCCTCACGAGCCCCCACTCCTCCAACGGGATGCGCCTTTTGGAGCTGGCCCAAAGCCTGGTGGGCCGGGCCTACCGGCTGGAGCGCCCGGAGGAGCTTAGGCCCGAGTGGCTGGAGGGGGTGGAAAGCCTGGGGATCACCTCCGCCGCCAGCACCCCCGAGGACCTGGTGCAGGGGGTGGTGGACCGCCTCAAGGCCCAAAACCCGGGGCTGGAGGTGGTGGAAGAAGGGGCGTGGGAGACGATCGCCTTCCGCGAGCCCAAGCCCCTCTCCCCCGAGGAGGTCCTGAAGGGTGCTTGA
- the dusA gene encoding tRNA dihydrouridine(20/20a) synthase DusA, producing the protein MLDPRLSVAPMVDRTDRHFRFLVRQVSLGVRLYTEMTVDQAVLRGNRERLLAFRPEEHPIALQLAGSDPKSLAEAARIGEAFGYDEINLNLGCPSEKAQEGGYGACLLLDLARVREILKAMGEAVRVPVTVKMRLGLEGKETYRGLAQSVEAMAEAGVKVFVVHARSALLALSTKANREIPPLRHDWVHRLKGDFPQLTFVTNGGIRSLEEALFHLKRVDGVMLGRAVYEDPFVLEEADRRVFGLPRRPSRLEVARRMRAYLEEEVLKGTPPWAVLRHMLNLFRGRPKGRLWRRLLSEGRSLQALDRALRLMEEEVGEEGEKEKPGPRGQREAAPGPAREGV; encoded by the coding sequence GTGCTTGACCCGAGGCTTTCCGTGGCCCCCATGGTGGACCGCACCGACCGGCACTTCCGCTTTCTGGTGCGGCAGGTGAGCCTGGGGGTGAGGCTCTACACGGAGATGACCGTGGACCAGGCGGTGCTGAGGGGAAACCGGGAGCGCCTCCTCGCCTTCCGGCCCGAGGAGCACCCCATCGCCCTCCAGCTTGCGGGTTCCGACCCAAAGAGCCTGGCGGAGGCGGCGAGGATCGGCGAGGCCTTCGGCTATGACGAGATCAACCTCAACCTGGGCTGCCCCTCGGAGAAGGCCCAGGAAGGGGGATACGGGGCCTGCCTCCTCTTGGACCTCGCGCGGGTGCGAGAGATCCTGAAGGCCATGGGGGAGGCCGTCCGCGTCCCCGTGACGGTGAAGATGCGCCTGGGCCTCGAGGGGAAGGAGACCTACCGGGGGCTTGCCCAAAGCGTGGAGGCCATGGCGGAGGCGGGGGTCAAGGTCTTCGTGGTCCACGCGAGGAGCGCCCTCCTCGCCCTCTCCACAAAGGCGAACCGCGAGATCCCCCCCTTGCGCCACGACTGGGTCCACCGGCTCAAAGGGGACTTTCCCCAGCTCACCTTCGTCACCAACGGGGGGATAAGGAGCCTGGAGGAGGCCCTCTTCCACCTGAAGCGGGTGGACGGGGTGATGCTGGGGCGGGCGGTCTACGAGGACCCCTTCGTCCTGGAGGAGGCGGACCGGAGGGTCTTTGGCCTTCCCCGCCGTCCAAGCCGCCTCGAGGTGGCCCGGAGGATGCGGGCCTACCTGGAGGAGGAGGTCCTAAAGGGCACGCCCCCTTGGGCGGTCCTGAGGCACATGCTCAACCTCTTCCGGGGAAGGCCCAAGGGGAGGCTCTGGCGGAGGCTTTTGAGCGAGGGCCGCTCCCTTCAGGCCCTGGACCGGGCCCTACGGCTTATGGAGGAAGAGGTAGGCGAGGAGGGCGAAAAGGAGAAGCCAGGCCCAAGGGGGCAGAGGGAAGCGGCGCCTGGGCCTGCCCGTGAGGGGGTCTAA
- a CDS encoding tetratricopeptide repeat protein, translating into MEGVKDLEAEALSGDPKAQALLHFLRLLRRKDYAGARAYAEGFPEGERERLLRGLSLLEEDPEALDDPFFAAEKEVVLGVKAVREGRREEAEAHFKRALALDPAHHRALTNLGTLHLERGELEEALALYQEALKLAPEDPLLHENLAALYKRKGDLDKMVAHMKRATRLKMAPPPSLDPLTGRPRRRFPLPPWAWLLLFALLAYLFLHKP; encoded by the coding sequence ATGGAGGGCGTGAAGGACCTCGAGGCGGAGGCCCTTTCCGGCGATCCCAAGGCCCAAGCCCTCCTCCACTTCCTCAGGCTCCTCCGGCGCAAGGACTACGCCGGGGCGCGGGCCTACGCCGAGGGCTTCCCCGAGGGGGAGAGGGAGCGGCTTCTTCGGGGGCTTTCCCTTCTGGAGGAGGACCCCGAGGCCCTGGACGACCCCTTCTTCGCCGCCGAGAAGGAGGTGGTCCTGGGGGTGAAGGCGGTGCGGGAGGGGCGGCGGGAGGAGGCGGAGGCGCACTTCAAAAGGGCTCTCGCCTTGGACCCCGCGCACCACCGGGCCCTCACCAACCTCGGGACCCTCCACCTGGAGCGGGGGGAGCTGGAGGAGGCCTTGGCCCTCTACCAAGAGGCCCTCAAGCTCGCCCCCGAGGACCCCCTCCTCCACGAGAACCTGGCCGCCCTCTACAAGCGGAAGGGGGACCTGGACAAGATGGTGGCCCACATGAAGCGGGCGACCCGCCTGAAGATGGCCCCACCCCCCTCCTTAGACCCCCTCACGGGCAGGCCCAGGCGCCGCTTCCCTCTGCCCCCTTGGGCCTGGCTTCTCCTTTTCGCCCTCCTCGCCTACCTCTTCCTCCATAAGCCGTAG
- a CDS encoding glycogen synthase family protein yields the protein MGVMRVLHVAPEAYPLAKVGGLADVVGALPKALRPLGVEAHVLLPWHGGLEARRVGEVAFAFFGREERAPLGERVEGGVRFLLLGVEGFGRERVYGYPDDAERYLRFALAAKEVARGYDLVHAHDWTAALLALYAPTVYTIHNLAHQGLVDPGLFFSWTGLPWSLFHMEALEFYGRVNLMKGGIVFARRVTTVSPSYAEEIQTPEFGMGLDGVLRRHAGKLRGILNGLDTEVFDPGKDPYLPAPYTREDPSGKARAKEAFRERTGLRPPVLAYVGRLDYQKGLDLVLKALPRLLEMGFRLYVQGVGDGGLQEAFLRAEEENPEGVRFLPAYDEAMARLAYAGAEAVLVPSRFEPCGLVQMIASRYGTPPVARAVGGLKDTVEDGRGGVLFETYHPEGLLYGVLRLFRLGAEEMGLRAMEKDFSWEGPARAYREVYREALG from the coding sequence ATGGGCGTTATGCGCGTGCTCCACGTGGCCCCCGAGGCCTACCCCCTGGCCAAGGTGGGAGGGCTTGCCGACGTGGTGGGGGCCCTCCCCAAGGCCCTGAGGCCTTTGGGGGTGGAGGCCCATGTCCTCCTCCCCTGGCACGGGGGGCTAGAGGCCAGGCGGGTGGGGGAGGTGGCCTTTGCCTTCTTCGGGCGGGAGGAGAGGGCCCCCTTGGGGGAGCGGGTGGAGGGCGGGGTGCGGTTTCTCCTCCTCGGGGTGGAGGGGTTTGGGCGGGAGCGGGTCTACGGCTACCCCGACGACGCCGAGCGCTACCTCCGCTTCGCCCTGGCGGCCAAGGAGGTGGCGAGGGGGTACGACCTGGTCCACGCCCACGACTGGACGGCGGCCCTCCTCGCCCTCTACGCCCCCACGGTCTACACCATCCACAACCTGGCCCACCAGGGCCTCGTGGACCCGGGGCTCTTCTTTTCCTGGACCGGGCTTCCCTGGAGCCTCTTCCACATGGAGGCCCTGGAGTTCTACGGCCGGGTGAACCTGATGAAGGGGGGGATCGTCTTCGCCCGCCGGGTCACCACGGTGAGCCCCTCCTACGCCGAGGAGATCCAGACCCCCGAGTTCGGCATGGGCCTGGACGGGGTCTTGAGGAGGCACGCCGGGAAGCTTAGGGGCATCCTGAACGGCCTGGACACGGAGGTCTTTGACCCCGGCAAAGACCCCTACCTCCCCGCCCCCTACACCCGGGAGGACCCCTCGGGGAAGGCCCGGGCCAAGGAGGCCTTCCGGGAGAGGACGGGGCTTAGGCCCCCCGTCCTCGCCTACGTGGGCCGCCTGGATTACCAAAAGGGTCTGGACCTTGTCCTAAAAGCCCTCCCCCGCCTCCTGGAGATGGGCTTTCGCCTCTACGTCCAGGGCGTGGGGGACGGGGGGCTTCAGGAGGCGTTCCTCCGGGCGGAGGAGGAAAACCCCGAAGGGGTACGCTTCCTCCCCGCCTACGACGAGGCCATGGCCCGCCTGGCCTACGCCGGGGCGGAGGCGGTCTTGGTCCCGAGCCGCTTTGAGCCCTGCGGCCTGGTGCAGATGATCGCGAGCCGCTACGGCACCCCTCCCGTGGCCCGGGCGGTGGGGGGGCTCAAGGACACCGTGGAGGACGGGAGGGGCGGGGTCCTTTTTGAGACCTACCACCCCGAGGGGCTTCTTTACGGCGTGCTCCGCCTCTTCCGCCTAGGGGCGGAGGAGATGGGCCTTAGGGCCATGGAGAAGGACTTCTCCTGGGAGGGGCCGGCGCGGGCCTACCGGGAGGTGTACCGGGAGGCCTTGGGCTAG
- a CDS encoding gamma-glutamylcyclotransferase family protein, with protein MEAVFVYGTLKRGERNHGLVAPYLHRVLPGFVEGFRLYHLPWGPHRPYAYPGMVPGEGRVFGEVLFLRPEALSLLDALEEEGEEYKRVRVRVETEEGPLEAWAYLYLGGLEGALPLPQGVWKG; from the coding sequence ATGGAGGCCGTCTTCGTCTACGGGACCCTGAAGCGGGGGGAGAGGAACCACGGCCTCGTGGCTCCCTACCTCCACCGGGTTCTTCCCGGCTTCGTGGAGGGGTTTCGCCTCTACCACCTGCCCTGGGGCCCCCACCGCCCTTACGCCTACCCGGGCATGGTGCCGGGGGAGGGGAGGGTCTTTGGGGAGGTGCTCTTCCTCCGGCCCGAGGCCCTTTCCCTTCTGGACGCCTTGGAGGAGGAGGGGGAGGAGTACAAGCGGGTGCGGGTGCGGGTGGAAACGGAGGAAGGCCCCCTGGAGGCCTGGGCCTACCTCTACCTCGGGGGCCTCGAGGGGGCCCTGCCCCTTCCCCAGGGGGTCTGGAAGGGGTAG
- a CDS encoding response regulator transcription factor, with amino-acid sequence MARVLLVEDDSQVGELVRRFLEREGFAVAWVRFGREALERVGEEGADVVVLDRGLPDMEGLEVLKGLRSLDPLLPVLLLTGRADEESRVEGLLEGADDYLGKPFSLRELLARIKALLRRAGKEGRRRFGPLEVDLGGRRAYLEGEPLRLSPTEMNLLLVFAQAPGRVFTRGELLERVWGPEFEGSERVVDAYVRLLRKKLRDDPEAPRFIETVVGLGYRFLGD; translated from the coding sequence ATGGCCCGCGTGTTGCTCGTGGAGGACGACTCCCAGGTGGGGGAGCTGGTGCGCCGCTTCCTGGAACGGGAGGGGTTCGCCGTGGCCTGGGTCCGCTTCGGAAGGGAGGCTCTAGAGCGGGTAGGGGAGGAGGGGGCGGACGTGGTGGTCCTGGACCGGGGCCTGCCGGATATGGAGGGGTTGGAGGTCTTGAAGGGGCTCCGCTCCTTGGACCCCCTCCTTCCCGTCCTCCTCCTCACGGGGCGCGCCGACGAGGAGAGCCGGGTGGAGGGGCTTCTGGAGGGGGCGGACGACTACCTGGGGAAGCCCTTTTCCCTGAGGGAGCTCCTCGCCCGCATCAAGGCCCTCCTGCGCCGGGCGGGGAAGGAGGGGAGGAGGCGCTTCGGGCCCTTGGAGGTGGACCTGGGGGGGCGGCGGGCCTACCTGGAAGGGGAGCCCCTCCGGCTTTCCCCCACGGAGATGAACCTCCTTTTGGTCTTCGCCCAGGCCCCGGGCCGGGTCTTCACCCGGGGAGAGCTCCTGGAGCGGGTCTGGGGCCCGGAGTTTGAGGGCTCGGAGCGGGTGGTGGACGCCTACGTGCGCCTCCTCCGCAAGAAGCTCAGGGACGACCCCGAGGCTCCCCGCTTCATTGAGACGGTGGTGGGGTTGGGGTACCGCTTCCTCGGGGATTGA
- a CDS encoding SagB/ThcOx family dehydrogenase, whose amino-acid sequence MEKHPGKLFYRLSRLAPGDALPLKRGPKAKVYANPLETQALPPFRQDGGPPLFRAMAHLRPLLPEVGASLTLKDLSQVLYPLAEREGRRGFPSAGEAYPLEAYLVVRRVEGVFPGVYHYFPREHQLFQIASKVEEAAWAEALMGVALDRAAVLLVLTLLPERSEALFGLRGYRYALLEAGYAAGLVLLAAVGQGLAAYPAETFHDEGVARLLGLPEGEYPGVVVVLGR is encoded by the coding sequence ATGGAGAAGCATCCCGGTAAGCTCTTTTACCGCCTAAGCCGCCTGGCCCCCGGGGACGCCCTGCCCCTCAAGCGGGGGCCCAAGGCCAAGGTCTACGCCAACCCCCTGGAGACCCAGGCCCTGCCCCCCTTCCGCCAGGACGGGGGACCCCCCCTCTTCCGGGCCATGGCCCACCTCAGGCCCCTCCTCCCCGAGGTGGGGGCCTCCCTCACCCTGAAGGACCTCTCCCAGGTCCTCTACCCTTTGGCGGAGCGGGAGGGGCGGCGGGGCTTTCCCTCGGCGGGGGAGGCCTACCCCCTCGAGGCCTACCTGGTGGTGCGCCGGGTGGAGGGGGTCTTCCCCGGGGTCTACCACTACTTCCCCCGGGAGCACCAGCTCTTCCAGATCGCCAGCAAGGTGGAGGAGGCCGCCTGGGCCGAGGCCCTGATGGGGGTGGCCCTGGACCGGGCGGCCGTCCTCCTCGTCCTCACCCTCCTGCCCGAGCGGAGCGAGGCCCTCTTCGGCCTCAGGGGGTACCGCTACGCCCTCCTGGAGGCGGGCTACGCCGCAGGCCTCGTCCTCCTCGCCGCCGTGGGCCAGGGGCTGGCCGCCTACCCGGCGGAGACCTTCCACGACGAGGGGGTGGCCCGGCTTCTGGGCCTTCCCGAGGGGGAGTATCCTGGGGTCGTGGTGGTCCTGGGGCGGTAG
- the glgC gene encoding glucose-1-phosphate adenylyltransferase: MVKVEVLGMILAGGQGSRLYPLTAKRAKPAVPFGAKYRIIDFVLNNFVNSGIYAIYVLTQYKAQSLTEHIQRYWRFGAFLEDHFILLVPAQMYRYEELGPVWYRGTADAIYQNLHLVHNHAPKAVAVFGGDHIFKMNIRHMVEYHYDTRADITIAAYPVPVAEATRFGVLQVDEEWRITEFQEKPEEPKPIPGRPDMALASMGNYIFRTEALFELLEADARDETSAHDFGKDVIPRALREGYRVYAYDFHRNPIPGQEGPNLYWRDVGTLDAYYEASMDLVKVVPEFDLFNPEWPLRTANLFSPPAKFVHETGERVGRALNSLLAGGVIVSGGTVRESVLFRRVRVNSYSLVERSVLFDDVEVGRYCRIRNAIIDKNVKIPPHTEIGYDLELDRARGFTVTPEGVVVVPKGYRF, from the coding sequence ATGGTCAAGGTGGAAGTGCTGGGAATGATTCTTGCCGGAGGCCAGGGTAGCCGGCTTTACCCCCTCACGGCCAAGCGGGCCAAGCCTGCCGTGCCCTTCGGGGCCAAGTACCGCATCATTGACTTCGTCCTCAACAACTTCGTGAACTCCGGCATCTACGCCATCTACGTCCTCACCCAGTACAAGGCCCAGTCCCTCACGGAGCACATCCAGCGCTACTGGCGCTTCGGGGCCTTTTTGGAGGACCACTTCATCCTCCTCGTGCCCGCCCAGATGTACCGCTACGAGGAGCTCGGACCCGTCTGGTACCGGGGCACGGCGGACGCCATCTACCAGAACCTCCACCTGGTGCACAACCACGCCCCCAAGGCGGTGGCCGTCTTCGGCGGGGACCACATCTTCAAGATGAACATCCGCCACATGGTGGAGTACCACTACGACACCCGGGCCGACATCACCATCGCCGCCTACCCCGTCCCCGTGGCCGAGGCCACCCGCTTCGGCGTGTTGCAGGTGGACGAGGAGTGGCGCATCACCGAGTTCCAGGAGAAGCCAGAGGAGCCCAAGCCCATTCCCGGCCGCCCCGACATGGCCCTCGCCTCCATGGGCAACTACATCTTCCGCACCGAGGCCCTCTTTGAGCTTTTGGAGGCGGACGCCAGGGACGAGACCAGCGCCCACGACTTCGGCAAGGACGTGATCCCCCGGGCCCTTAGGGAGGGGTACAGGGTCTACGCCTACGACTTCCACCGCAACCCCATCCCCGGCCAGGAGGGGCCGAACCTCTACTGGCGGGACGTGGGGACCCTGGACGCGTATTACGAGGCCAGCATGGACCTGGTGAAGGTGGTCCCCGAGTTTGACCTCTTCAACCCGGAGTGGCCCCTCCGCACCGCCAACCTCTTCAGCCCCCCGGCCAAGTTCGTCCACGAGACCGGGGAGCGGGTGGGGCGCGCCCTGAATAGCCTCCTCGCGGGCGGGGTCATCGTGAGCGGGGGGACGGTGCGGGAGTCCGTCCTCTTCCGCCGGGTGCGGGTGAACTCCTATAGCCTGGTGGAGCGCTCCGTCCTCTTTGACGACGTGGAGGTGGGGCGCTACTGCCGCATCAGGAACGCCATCATTGACAAGAACGTGAAGATCCCTCCCCACACCGAGATCGGCTACGACCTGGAGCTGGACCGGGCCCGGGGCTTCACCGTCACCCCCGAGGGCGTGGTGGTGGTGCCCAAGGGCTACCGCTTTTAG